One window from the genome of Synechococcus sp. PROS-7-1 encodes:
- a CDS encoding ATP-dependent RecD-like DNA helicase, with translation MNRSEGAQLSQQLANGIMAMLRRRRPPEANLSATDHQALEDLVQKLTAALSVGATSLSIEEGQRELLERSGWLTDPPQLMVLDGDQLHWKRWHQAMQCLEKELIDRSHTLPSGGQANAVNPPELGTLNAEQRAAVHAITRHRLVMVSGGPGTGKTSTVQAMLLQAMAEREALRIHLAAPTGKAARRLEEALQSDPQTKGLPCTTLHRLLEARPGGFGRNSRHPLNLDVLVVDEASMVDLNLAQALLAALPREAQLVLVGDANQLPPIGVGAVWQHLQHPERRHRFGDAAINLHKIYRNRGDLARLGSLLRNAGDEAFWNACNGLDEQANVALQICHERRIPDSVTQTLRHRLAELSRATAALSTDSEGQPNPTTSAELLSRLDDLIVLCPRRRGPWGVDALHRDLLQGEDPAGWPEGLPVLCSENQMDLGLANGDLGLTIGKGASRRFLFRCNDGNAGSLFRLIHPARIRQLEPALALTIHKAQGSEVNKVIVLWPPQDGSDSSALLYTAMTRARQRLMLYRLAPAVIDGMLEGSSDGSKRVNTGGTPLGLV, from the coding sequence ATGAACCGCAGCGAAGGCGCACAACTGAGCCAACAACTCGCCAACGGAATCATGGCCATGCTGCGCCGCCGCCGACCACCTGAGGCAAACCTGTCAGCAACGGATCACCAGGCGCTCGAGGATCTCGTTCAGAAACTCACGGCGGCTCTCAGCGTGGGAGCAACAAGCTTGAGCATCGAGGAGGGGCAGCGCGAGCTCCTCGAGCGCAGCGGATGGCTCACTGATCCGCCCCAGTTGATGGTTCTCGATGGCGATCAATTGCACTGGAAGCGATGGCATCAGGCCATGCAGTGCCTGGAGAAGGAACTCATCGATCGCAGTCACACCCTTCCCAGCGGGGGCCAAGCCAACGCCGTGAATCCGCCAGAGCTCGGGACGCTCAATGCGGAGCAGCGGGCCGCTGTCCACGCCATCACACGCCATCGCCTGGTGATGGTGAGCGGCGGTCCAGGGACGGGGAAAACCAGCACAGTGCAGGCGATGCTGCTTCAAGCCATGGCTGAACGCGAGGCCTTGCGCATCCATCTGGCGGCCCCCACTGGCAAGGCAGCCCGACGCCTGGAGGAAGCGCTTCAGAGCGACCCGCAAACCAAGGGCCTGCCCTGCACCACCCTGCATCGCCTGTTGGAAGCGCGCCCGGGAGGCTTCGGCCGTAACAGCCGGCACCCCCTGAATCTTGATGTGCTCGTGGTTGATGAAGCATCCATGGTGGATCTCAACCTGGCTCAGGCACTGCTAGCGGCCCTGCCTCGAGAGGCACAGCTGGTGCTTGTGGGAGACGCCAACCAACTACCACCCATCGGCGTTGGAGCGGTCTGGCAACACCTCCAGCACCCAGAACGCCGGCACCGTTTCGGTGATGCCGCCATCAACCTCCACAAGATCTATCGCAACAGAGGGGATCTGGCACGGCTGGGAAGCCTGCTGCGCAACGCGGGAGACGAGGCCTTCTGGAACGCGTGCAATGGGCTGGATGAACAGGCGAATGTTGCCCTCCAGATCTGCCATGAACGTCGGATCCCCGACTCGGTGACCCAAACCTTGCGACATCGCCTCGCCGAGCTCAGCCGCGCGACGGCGGCATTGTCCACCGACTCAGAGGGCCAACCCAACCCCACAACCAGCGCAGAACTGCTCAGTCGACTCGACGATCTCATCGTTCTTTGTCCTCGCCGCCGGGGCCCTTGGGGTGTTGATGCCCTGCATCGCGATCTACTCCAAGGAGAGGATCCGGCGGGATGGCCTGAAGGTCTACCGGTGCTCTGCAGCGAAAATCAGATGGATCTCGGACTCGCCAATGGCGACCTCGGTCTGACGATCGGGAAAGGTGCGTCACGACGGTTTTTATTCCGCTGCAACGACGGCAATGCAGGCAGCCTGTTCCGACTGATTCATCCTGCGCGCATCCGCCAGCTGGAGCCAGCTCTGGCCCTCACCATCCACAAAGCGCAGGGGAGTGAGGTCAACAAGGTGATCGTGCTATGGCCCCCCCAGGACGGGTCGGATTCTTCAGCCCTTCTCTACACAGCGATGACTCGGGCACGCCAACGGCTGATGCTGTATCGCCTGGCGCCGGCCGTCATTGACGGCATGCTTGAGGGAAGCAGCGACGGTTCAAAGCGTGTCAACACGGGTGGAACGCCCCTGGGGTTGGTATGA
- a CDS encoding phosphomannose isomerase type II C-terminal cupin domain, translated as MERPWGWYEDLLLGPGYKLKRLLVRQGCRLSLQRHRHRSENWTVVAGTGQLLCDGHAVDATAGTTFHIPCGSIHRAIGGPGDLLIIEVQHGSTLEESDIERLEDDFGRVIN; from the coding sequence GTGGAACGCCCCTGGGGTTGGTATGAAGACCTGCTCTTAGGCCCCGGCTACAAACTCAAGCGACTGCTGGTGCGCCAGGGCTGCAGACTGAGCCTCCAGCGCCATCGCCATCGCAGCGAAAACTGGACCGTCGTGGCTGGAACAGGACAGCTGCTCTGTGATGGCCACGCGGTGGATGCGACGGCAGGAACCACGTTTCATATTCCCTGCGGCTCGATTCACCGCGCCATTGGCGGGCCAGGCGATCTCCTGATCATCGAAGTTCAACACGGGAGCACACTCGAGGAAAGTGATATCGAACGCCTCGAAGATGACTTTGGTCGGGTGATAAATTAG
- a CDS encoding DEAD/DEAH box helicase: MTQTPPQAAVPCAVDLTVSEHPPESLPNEELFTTVIAPCNDAEPAESSEAESTEEASGFAGFGFSEALLKTLDAKGYKEPSPIQKAAFPELMLGRDLVGQAQTGTGKTAAFALPLLERLDGRSSQPRVLVLAPTRELAMQVADSFKAYAAGHPHLNVLAIYGGSDFRSQIHTLKRGVDVVVGTPGRVMDHMRQGTLDTTGLRSLVLDEADEMLRMGFIDDVEWILDQLPEERQVVLFSATMPNEIRRLSKRYLREPAEITIKTKDREAKRIRQRSITLQNSHKIEALNRVLEAVTGEGVIIFARTKAITLTVAESLEAAGHDVAVLNGDVPQNQRERTVDRLRKGTVNILVATDVAARGLDVDRIGLVINYDMPFDSEAYVHRIGRTGRAGRTGEAILFVTPRERRFVGNLERAVNQSIEPMDIPSNAEINQSRLDRLRERLSQAASCEANDETSLLQELIQRVGQEQELTADQLALAALKLAVGDQPLLVSGDESWLQAPVRNDRRDDRRGGERGRDRRRPERDARPPEENMTRYRVEVGHRDRVKPGNLVGAIANESGLQGRMIGRIQIFESHSFVDLPQGMPEDVFNALRRLKVLNRELQITQAS, encoded by the coding sequence ATGACCCAGACACCCCCGCAGGCCGCAGTGCCTTGCGCCGTGGATCTCACTGTTTCTGAGCATCCCCCTGAATCACTGCCGAATGAGGAGCTGTTCACCACCGTGATCGCTCCCTGCAATGACGCCGAGCCTGCAGAGAGCAGCGAAGCAGAGTCCACAGAGGAAGCGTCTGGCTTCGCCGGATTTGGCTTCAGCGAAGCCCTGTTGAAAACCCTGGATGCCAAGGGCTACAAGGAACCCTCACCGATCCAGAAAGCGGCCTTTCCCGAGCTGATGCTCGGTCGAGACCTTGTGGGTCAAGCCCAGACGGGTACGGGCAAAACAGCGGCTTTCGCCTTGCCCCTGCTCGAGCGTCTGGACGGTCGCAGCAGCCAACCTCGGGTGCTGGTGCTAGCCCCAACCCGGGAACTGGCCATGCAGGTGGCTGACTCGTTCAAGGCCTATGCCGCCGGTCATCCCCACCTGAACGTGTTGGCGATTTATGGGGGATCAGATTTCCGCTCCCAGATCCATACCCTCAAACGTGGGGTCGATGTGGTGGTGGGCACCCCAGGAAGGGTGATGGATCACATGCGACAAGGCACCCTTGACACCACCGGCCTCCGCAGCCTGGTGCTCGATGAAGCCGATGAAATGCTGCGCATGGGCTTCATCGACGACGTGGAGTGGATCCTTGACCAACTCCCCGAGGAACGGCAGGTGGTGCTGTTCTCGGCAACGATGCCAAACGAAATCCGCCGCCTTTCGAAGCGTTACCTGCGCGAACCGGCTGAAATCACGATCAAAACCAAGGATCGGGAGGCGAAGCGCATCCGCCAGCGCTCAATCACCCTGCAGAATTCCCACAAGATCGAAGCACTCAACCGGGTCCTGGAAGCGGTCACCGGCGAGGGTGTGATCATTTTCGCCCGCACCAAGGCGATCACCCTCACGGTGGCCGAATCTCTTGAAGCAGCGGGACACGATGTGGCCGTCCTCAATGGAGACGTTCCCCAGAACCAGCGAGAGCGCACCGTGGATCGGCTGCGCAAGGGGACCGTCAACATCCTGGTGGCAACTGACGTTGCTGCACGCGGATTGGATGTGGACCGCATCGGGTTGGTGATCAACTACGACATGCCGTTCGACAGCGAGGCCTATGTGCACCGCATCGGCCGCACCGGCCGCGCTGGTCGAACAGGGGAAGCGATTTTGTTCGTGACGCCGCGCGAACGACGCTTTGTGGGCAACCTCGAGCGCGCCGTGAATCAGTCCATCGAGCCGATGGATATTCCCAGCAACGCGGAGATCAATCAGAGCCGGTTGGATCGACTCAGAGAGCGCCTCAGTCAGGCTGCCTCCTGCGAAGCCAACGACGAGACCTCCCTCTTGCAGGAACTCATTCAACGTGTGGGCCAGGAGCAAGAGCTCACAGCGGATCAGCTGGCTCTAGCGGCATTGAAACTGGCCGTTGGTGACCAACCGCTTCTGGTGAGCGGTGATGAGAGTTGGCTTCAGGCACCTGTGCGTAACGACCGCCGCGATGATCGGCGAGGGGGGGAGCGCGGAAGGGATCGTCGTCGTCCCGAGCGAGATGCCCGCCCGCCTGAAGAGAACATGACGCGATATCGGGTGGAGGTTGGTCACCGTGACCGGGTCAAGCCCGGGAATCTGGTGGGAGCCATCGCCAATGAGTCAGGGCTTCAGGGCCGCATGATCGGCCGAATTCAGATTTTCGAGTCCCATAGCTTTGTCGACCTTCCGCAGGGGATGCCCGAGGATGTCTTCAATGCACTCCGACGCCTGAAGGTGCTGAATCGGGAACTGCAGATCACCCAAGCCTCCTGA
- a CDS encoding RNA-binding protein — protein MTIYIGNLSFQAEQEDLLDLFSQYGEVKSASLPLDRETGRKRGFGFVEMNTDEDEQKAIDDLQNVEWMGRMIRVNKATPRERTGGGGGGGGGRGGYGGGGGGGGYEGGGNRW, from the coding sequence ATGACCATCTACATCGGCAACCTCTCCTTTCAGGCCGAGCAGGAAGACCTGCTCGATCTGTTCAGCCAGTACGGCGAGGTGAAGAGTGCCAGCCTTCCCCTCGATCGCGAAACCGGCCGCAAGCGCGGTTTCGGCTTCGTGGAAATGAACACAGACGAAGACGAGCAGAAGGCCATCGATGACCTTCAGAACGTTGAGTGGATGGGTCGCATGATCCGCGTGAACAAGGCCACACCTCGCGAGCGCACCGGTGGTGGCGGCGGTGGCGGTGGCGGCCGCGGTGGATACGGCGGCGGCGGCGGCGGCGGCGGTTATGAGGGCGGTGGAAACCGCTGGTGA